The following proteins come from a genomic window of Mustelus asterias chromosome 1, sMusAst1.hap1.1, whole genome shotgun sequence:
- the aup1 gene encoding lipid droplet-regulating VLDL assembly factor AUP1 isoform X4, with protein sequence MTALSLPDVCWVIVRAMCSILGMFVTQRDSRHRDKNVKIYISNHITQFDHNILNFLTTCHTPLLEGQSGFVSWARGFLELGWMDNRTRLAEALRHYSSLEGARGLLLFPEDETTSGKVGLLKFSSWPFTIDSIVQPLALTVKRPFVSVNVVESSWVTELLWMFFIPFTVYQVRWLSSMSQMDEESEEEFAVRVQEHLAVELSVVSTQHTKSDKLEYLKRMKHMIPQAAPSANSQPSENRARTFLPGLSISSLSAEDVRIAGMAKQVKEVLPHIPLSVIKMDLVNTKCVDTTITNLLEGRVQFTPEEVSVSSSSISLSSKPHLVPNKLVTSLKKDAPTAKPISKATFEKSPVDRHLSLQERKEALYAYARRRYVEKHGSEPQTEESQAEEP encoded by the exons ATGACAGCTTTGAGTCTACCAGATGTATGCTG GGTTATCGTGCGGGCAATGTGCTCGATTCTGGGTATGTTTGTCACACAGCGTGATTCCAGGCATCGAGATAAAAATGTCAAAATCTACATCTCTAATCACATCACCCAGTTTGACCACAACATATTGAATTTCCTCACAACCTGTCACACG CCCTTGCTAGAGGGACAATCTGGCTTTGTAAGCTGGGCCCGTGGGTTCCTGGAGCTGGGATGGATGGACAACCGGACACGTTTGGCGGAGGCACTCAGACACTACAGCTCCCTTGAGGGAGCACGTGGTTTGCTGCTGTTTCCAGAGGACGAAACTACCAGTGGAAAGGTTGGGCTTCTGAAATTCAG CTCCTGGCCTTTTACTATAGATAGCATTGTTCAACCCCTGGCATTAACGGTAAAGAGACCCTTCGTATCTGTG AATGTCGTCGAATCCTCTTGGGTTACCGAGTTGCTGTGGATGTTTTTTATTCCCTTCACCGTTTACCAAGTAAG ATGGCTGTCCAGCATGTCCCAAATGGATGAAGAGTCGGAGGAAGAATTTGCAGTCAGAGTCCAGGAG CACTTAGCTGTGGAACTCAGTGTCGTATCAACTCAGCATACCAAGTCTGATAAATTGGAATACCTCAAAAGAATGAAGCACATGATACCGCAAGCGGCCCCCTCAG CCAACAGCCAGCCTTCCGAAAATCGAGCTCGGACCTTCCTCCCAGGCCTCAGCATTAGCAGTTTGTCTGCAGAGGATGTCCGGATCGCTGGAATGGCAAAGCAAGTCAAAGAGGTGTTGCCTCACATTCCGCTCAGTGTCATTAAGATGGACCTAG TAAATACGAAATGTGTTGACACAACCATCACGAACCTACTGGAGGGGAGAGTACAATTCACCCCAGAAGAAGTGTCAGTCAGTTCCTCCAGCATATCTTTGTCAAGTAAGCCTCACCTGGTACCCAACAAATTGGTCACCTCGCTGAAGAAGGATGCACCTACTGCCAAG CCTATTTCCAAAGCGACGTTTGAGAAATCACCAGTTGACAGACACCTGTCCCTACAGGAAAGGAAAGAAGCCCTATATGCCTACGCAAGGAG ACGATACGTAGAGAAGCACGGATCAGAGCCACAGACCGAAGAGAGCCAGGCCGAAGAGCCTTGA
- the aup1 gene encoding lipid droplet-regulating VLDL assembly factor AUP1 isoform X3 — MTALSLPDVCWVIVRAMCSILGMFVTQRDSRHRDKNVKIYISNHITQFDHNILNFLTTCHTPLLEGQSGFVSWARGFLELGWMDNRTRLAEALRHYSSLEGARGLLLFPEDETTSGKVGLLKFSSWPFTIDSIVQPLALTVKRPFVSVNVVESSWVTELLWMFFIPFTVYQVRWLSSMSQMDEESEEEFAVRVQEHLAVELSVVSTQHTKSDKLEYLKRMKHMIPQAAPSANSQPSENRARTFLPGLSISSLSAEDVRIAGMAKQVKEVLPHIPLSVIKMDLGGYKRSCWIYFKVNTKCVDTTITNLLEGRVQFTPEEVSVSSSSISLSSKPHLVPNKLVTSLKKDAPTAKPISKATFEKSPVDRHLSLQERKEALYAYARRRYVEKHGSEPQTEESQAEEP; from the exons ATGACAGCTTTGAGTCTACCAGATGTATGCTG GGTTATCGTGCGGGCAATGTGCTCGATTCTGGGTATGTTTGTCACACAGCGTGATTCCAGGCATCGAGATAAAAATGTCAAAATCTACATCTCTAATCACATCACCCAGTTTGACCACAACATATTGAATTTCCTCACAACCTGTCACACG CCCTTGCTAGAGGGACAATCTGGCTTTGTAAGCTGGGCCCGTGGGTTCCTGGAGCTGGGATGGATGGACAACCGGACACGTTTGGCGGAGGCACTCAGACACTACAGCTCCCTTGAGGGAGCACGTGGTTTGCTGCTGTTTCCAGAGGACGAAACTACCAGTGGAAAGGTTGGGCTTCTGAAATTCAG CTCCTGGCCTTTTACTATAGATAGCATTGTTCAACCCCTGGCATTAACGGTAAAGAGACCCTTCGTATCTGTG AATGTCGTCGAATCCTCTTGGGTTACCGAGTTGCTGTGGATGTTTTTTATTCCCTTCACCGTTTACCAAGTAAG ATGGCTGTCCAGCATGTCCCAAATGGATGAAGAGTCGGAGGAAGAATTTGCAGTCAGAGTCCAGGAG CACTTAGCTGTGGAACTCAGTGTCGTATCAACTCAGCATACCAAGTCTGATAAATTGGAATACCTCAAAAGAATGAAGCACATGATACCGCAAGCGGCCCCCTCAG CCAACAGCCAGCCTTCCGAAAATCGAGCTCGGACCTTCCTCCCAGGCCTCAGCATTAGCAGTTTGTCTGCAGAGGATGTCCGGATCGCTGGAATGGCAAAGCAAGTCAAAGAGGTGTTGCCTCACATTCCGCTCAGTGTCATTAAGATGGACCTAG gtggatataagAGATCCTGTTGGATTTATTTTAAAG TAAATACGAAATGTGTTGACACAACCATCACGAACCTACTGGAGGGGAGAGTACAATTCACCCCAGAAGAAGTGTCAGTCAGTTCCTCCAGCATATCTTTGTCAAGTAAGCCTCACCTGGTACCCAACAAATTGGTCACCTCGCTGAAGAAGGATGCACCTACTGCCAAG CCTATTTCCAAAGCGACGTTTGAGAAATCACCAGTTGACAGACACCTGTCCCTACAGGAAAGGAAAGAAGCCCTATATGCCTACGCAAGGAG ACGATACGTAGAGAAGCACGGATCAGAGCCACAGACCGAAGAGAGCCAGGCCGAAGAGCCTTGA
- the aup1 gene encoding lipid droplet-regulating VLDL assembly factor AUP1 isoform X2: MERPRVEQLLQFRRLPTDGFILALLVLYTPFGICLMLLRIFIGLHVFLVSSALPDGLLRRVIVRAMCSILGMFVTQRDSRHRDKNVKIYISNHITQFDHNILNFLTTCHTPLLEGQSGFVSWARGFLELGWMDNRTRLAEALRHYSSLEGARGLLLFPEDETTSGKVGLLKFSSWPFTIDSIVQPLALTVKRPFVSVNVVESSWVTELLWMFFIPFTVYQVRWLSSMSQMDEESEEEFAVRVQEHLAVELSVVSTQHTKSDKLEYLKRMKHMIPQAAPSANSQPSENRARTFLPGLSISSLSAEDVRIAGMAKQVKEVLPHIPLSVIKMDLVNTKCVDTTITNLLEGRVQFTPEEVSVSSSSISLSSKPHLVPNKLVTSLKKDAPTAKPISKATFEKSPVDRHLSLQERKEALYAYARRRYVEKHGSEPQTEESQAEEP, from the exons GTTACCTACGGATGGTTTTATCCTGGCCCTGCTCGTGCTCTACACTCCCTTTGGCATCTGTTTAATGCTTCTCAGGATATTTATTGGGCTTCATGTGTTTTTGGTCAGTAGTGCTCTCCCAGATGGTCTTTTGCGAAG GGTTATCGTGCGGGCAATGTGCTCGATTCTGGGTATGTTTGTCACACAGCGTGATTCCAGGCATCGAGATAAAAATGTCAAAATCTACATCTCTAATCACATCACCCAGTTTGACCACAACATATTGAATTTCCTCACAACCTGTCACACG CCCTTGCTAGAGGGACAATCTGGCTTTGTAAGCTGGGCCCGTGGGTTCCTGGAGCTGGGATGGATGGACAACCGGACACGTTTGGCGGAGGCACTCAGACACTACAGCTCCCTTGAGGGAGCACGTGGTTTGCTGCTGTTTCCAGAGGACGAAACTACCAGTGGAAAGGTTGGGCTTCTGAAATTCAG CTCCTGGCCTTTTACTATAGATAGCATTGTTCAACCCCTGGCATTAACGGTAAAGAGACCCTTCGTATCTGTG AATGTCGTCGAATCCTCTTGGGTTACCGAGTTGCTGTGGATGTTTTTTATTCCCTTCACCGTTTACCAAGTAAG ATGGCTGTCCAGCATGTCCCAAATGGATGAAGAGTCGGAGGAAGAATTTGCAGTCAGAGTCCAGGAG CACTTAGCTGTGGAACTCAGTGTCGTATCAACTCAGCATACCAAGTCTGATAAATTGGAATACCTCAAAAGAATGAAGCACATGATACCGCAAGCGGCCCCCTCAG CCAACAGCCAGCCTTCCGAAAATCGAGCTCGGACCTTCCTCCCAGGCCTCAGCATTAGCAGTTTGTCTGCAGAGGATGTCCGGATCGCTGGAATGGCAAAGCAAGTCAAAGAGGTGTTGCCTCACATTCCGCTCAGTGTCATTAAGATGGACCTAG TAAATACGAAATGTGTTGACACAACCATCACGAACCTACTGGAGGGGAGAGTACAATTCACCCCAGAAGAAGTGTCAGTCAGTTCCTCCAGCATATCTTTGTCAAGTAAGCCTCACCTGGTACCCAACAAATTGGTCACCTCGCTGAAGAAGGATGCACCTACTGCCAAG CCTATTTCCAAAGCGACGTTTGAGAAATCACCAGTTGACAGACACCTGTCCCTACAGGAAAGGAAAGAAGCCCTATATGCCTACGCAAGGAG ACGATACGTAGAGAAGCACGGATCAGAGCCACAGACCGAAGAGAGCCAGGCCGAAGAGCCTTGA
- the aup1 gene encoding lipid droplet-regulating VLDL assembly factor AUP1 isoform X1, whose product MERPRVEQLLQFRRLPTDGFILALLVLYTPFGICLMLLRIFIGLHVFLVSSALPDGLLRRVIVRAMCSILGMFVTQRDSRHRDKNVKIYISNHITQFDHNILNFLTTCHTPLLEGQSGFVSWARGFLELGWMDNRTRLAEALRHYSSLEGARGLLLFPEDETTSGKVGLLKFSSWPFTIDSIVQPLALTVKRPFVSVNVVESSWVTELLWMFFIPFTVYQVRWLSSMSQMDEESEEEFAVRVQEHLAVELSVVSTQHTKSDKLEYLKRMKHMIPQAAPSANSQPSENRARTFLPGLSISSLSAEDVRIAGMAKQVKEVLPHIPLSVIKMDLGGYKRSCWIYFKVNTKCVDTTITNLLEGRVQFTPEEVSVSSSSISLSSKPHLVPNKLVTSLKKDAPTAKPISKATFEKSPVDRHLSLQERKEALYAYARRRYVEKHGSEPQTEESQAEEP is encoded by the exons GTTACCTACGGATGGTTTTATCCTGGCCCTGCTCGTGCTCTACACTCCCTTTGGCATCTGTTTAATGCTTCTCAGGATATTTATTGGGCTTCATGTGTTTTTGGTCAGTAGTGCTCTCCCAGATGGTCTTTTGCGAAG GGTTATCGTGCGGGCAATGTGCTCGATTCTGGGTATGTTTGTCACACAGCGTGATTCCAGGCATCGAGATAAAAATGTCAAAATCTACATCTCTAATCACATCACCCAGTTTGACCACAACATATTGAATTTCCTCACAACCTGTCACACG CCCTTGCTAGAGGGACAATCTGGCTTTGTAAGCTGGGCCCGTGGGTTCCTGGAGCTGGGATGGATGGACAACCGGACACGTTTGGCGGAGGCACTCAGACACTACAGCTCCCTTGAGGGAGCACGTGGTTTGCTGCTGTTTCCAGAGGACGAAACTACCAGTGGAAAGGTTGGGCTTCTGAAATTCAG CTCCTGGCCTTTTACTATAGATAGCATTGTTCAACCCCTGGCATTAACGGTAAAGAGACCCTTCGTATCTGTG AATGTCGTCGAATCCTCTTGGGTTACCGAGTTGCTGTGGATGTTTTTTATTCCCTTCACCGTTTACCAAGTAAG ATGGCTGTCCAGCATGTCCCAAATGGATGAAGAGTCGGAGGAAGAATTTGCAGTCAGAGTCCAGGAG CACTTAGCTGTGGAACTCAGTGTCGTATCAACTCAGCATACCAAGTCTGATAAATTGGAATACCTCAAAAGAATGAAGCACATGATACCGCAAGCGGCCCCCTCAG CCAACAGCCAGCCTTCCGAAAATCGAGCTCGGACCTTCCTCCCAGGCCTCAGCATTAGCAGTTTGTCTGCAGAGGATGTCCGGATCGCTGGAATGGCAAAGCAAGTCAAAGAGGTGTTGCCTCACATTCCGCTCAGTGTCATTAAGATGGACCTAG gtggatataagAGATCCTGTTGGATTTATTTTAAAG TAAATACGAAATGTGTTGACACAACCATCACGAACCTACTGGAGGGGAGAGTACAATTCACCCCAGAAGAAGTGTCAGTCAGTTCCTCCAGCATATCTTTGTCAAGTAAGCCTCACCTGGTACCCAACAAATTGGTCACCTCGCTGAAGAAGGATGCACCTACTGCCAAG CCTATTTCCAAAGCGACGTTTGAGAAATCACCAGTTGACAGACACCTGTCCCTACAGGAAAGGAAAGAAGCCCTATATGCCTACGCAAGGAG ACGATACGTAGAGAAGCACGGATCAGAGCCACAGACCGAAGAGAGCCAGGCCGAAGAGCCTTGA